Proteins encoded in a region of the Nostoc sp. UHCC 0926 genome:
- a CDS encoding nitrogenase component 1, producing MSLVVKQKERKGIINPIFTCQPAGAEYAAIGIKDCIPLVHGGQGCSMFVRLLFAQHLKENFDIASSSLHENSAVLGGQPRIEEAVHTLVARYPDLRIIPIITTCSTETIGDDIEGTINKLNGQLKQAYPDRKIVLVPVHTPSYKGSQVSGYNVGIHAIISTLAKKGEPTGKLNLITGWLNPGDVTEIKRILKDMDVPANILVDTESFDAPTMPDKTSFAFGNSTIEEIADSANALGTIALCKYEGGSSAEFLQEKFKVPAIIGPTPIGIKNTDVWLQNIQKLTGKAIPESLVRERGKAIDAIADLAHMFFANKKVAIYGDPDLVIGLAEFCLECELEPVLMLLGDDNRACTKDPRIAQLEKQAACDIEVIWNADLWELERRIKDKSLEIDLILGHSKGRYISIDHKIPMVRVGFPSFDRAGLWKYPIIGYKGAEWLADTIANTMFADMENKLEREWILNVW from the coding sequence ATGTCTTTAGTCGTAAAACAAAAAGAACGCAAGGGAATAATCAATCCTATATTTACCTGTCAGCCTGCTGGGGCTGAGTACGCTGCAATCGGAATAAAAGATTGTATTCCCCTGGTGCATGGAGGACAGGGGTGTAGTATGTTCGTTCGTCTGCTGTTTGCCCAGCATTTGAAGGAAAATTTTGACATTGCTTCTTCTTCACTCCATGAAAATAGCGCCGTCCTTGGAGGACAGCCACGCATTGAGGAAGCCGTACACACTTTAGTAGCACGATATCCCGATTTACGGATTATCCCAATTATTACGACTTGTTCAACTGAGACGATTGGGGATGATATCGAAGGAACCATTAACAAGCTCAACGGCCAGTTAAAGCAGGCCTATCCCGATCGCAAGATTGTCCTTGTTCCCGTGCATACCCCCAGTTACAAAGGTAGCCAGGTTAGTGGCTATAATGTCGGCATACATGCAATCATTTCTACCCTGGCAAAAAAAGGCGAACCAACTGGCAAGTTGAACCTCATTACTGGGTGGCTTAACCCTGGAGATGTCACGGAAATCAAGCGCATCTTAAAAGATATGGATGTTCCAGCAAACATCTTAGTGGATACAGAATCCTTCGATGCGCCCACGATGCCCGATAAGACAAGTTTTGCCTTTGGGAATTCAACCATTGAAGAAATTGCTGATTCTGCTAATGCGTTGGGAACTATTGCCTTATGCAAATATGAAGGAGGCAGCTCAGCTGAATTCTTACAAGAGAAGTTTAAGGTTCCGGCAATTATTGGCCCAACCCCGATTGGCATCAAAAACACTGACGTCTGGCTGCAAAATATCCAGAAACTGACTGGGAAAGCAATACCAGAATCTTTAGTCAGAGAACGTGGAAAGGCTATCGATGCGATCGCAGACCTCGCCCACATGTTCTTCGCCAACAAGAAGGTAGCTATTTACGGAGATCCCGATCTGGTAATTGGCCTAGCAGAGTTCTGCTTGGAATGTGAGTTAGAGCCAGTGCTGATGTTGTTGGGAGATGACAACAGAGCATGCACCAAAGACCCAAGAATTGCCCAGTTGGAGAAGCAAGCAGCCTGTGATATCGAAGTCATCTGGAATGCAGACCTTTGGGAATTGGAGCGCCGCATTAAAGATAAATCCCTGGAAATCGACTTGATTCTAGGTCATTCCAAGGGTCGATATATTTCTATCGATCACAAGATTCCAATGGTTCGGGTTGGCTTCCCCAGTTTTGACCGGGCAGGTCTGTGGAAATACCCCATTATTGGCTATAAAGGAGCAGAATGGCTAGCAGACACCATTGCTAACACCATGTTTGCAGATATGGAGAACAAGCTCGAACGTGAGTGGATCTTAAACGTTTGGTAG
- a CDS encoding APC family permease, with amino-acid sequence MTPATNSSSEPPKLQRNTLQLRHAVVMAVAAMSPVGAIFFNTIPQAGLVGAAMPLCYIIGFGVALLVADQISILAAEFPASGSLYTFVTQGLGVRWGFLAGWLSLISFGAAIAFVFLVMSANFQELLLHWFGVHLNWILWYCLFALIVGAVCYRGIRFSLQLDLTLLMFELGVCLLLALIVFIQAGKTGQLTLLPFTLTGLPQHSNLFVGVILSILSFVGFESATTLGEEVQNPRKSIPKATVITLVLVGVFYVLMSYVATLGYGIHNMAAFAQDAAPFDTIARHVWGNGFALLIDFAGIMAGYACAVAFLNGAARIVYAISREELFPRWLAHIHPTYRTPTNAIFGLSGSSAFVGLGLGMLWTPIQAFAFLGTVITLAALAIYGLTSLACFRYFSTKRRTQLQQNSTNRFGWVRYVLLPWLSIITISSVLVGNLYPPPPAPLNLAPIVVLIWLLLGIGVLKLLQIHKPEAIRHAGRLFVVDETETLS; translated from the coding sequence ATGACACCTGCTACAAATTCTTCGAGCGAACCCCCAAAGCTGCAACGCAATACGCTGCAATTGCGCCATGCAGTCGTTATGGCAGTCGCTGCGATGTCTCCGGTGGGAGCCATCTTTTTTAATACCATTCCCCAAGCGGGACTTGTCGGTGCAGCGATGCCATTGTGCTACATCATTGGTTTTGGGGTGGCTCTGCTAGTTGCTGATCAAATTAGCATACTTGCAGCCGAGTTCCCAGCGAGTGGCTCGTTGTATACCTTTGTGACTCAAGGATTAGGAGTACGCTGGGGCTTTCTCGCTGGCTGGTTGAGTTTAATTTCCTTTGGTGCGGCTATTGCCTTTGTCTTTCTAGTAATGAGTGCGAATTTTCAAGAACTGTTGCTGCACTGGTTTGGCGTACACCTAAACTGGATATTATGGTATTGCTTGTTCGCTTTGATCGTCGGGGCAGTGTGTTATCGCGGCATTCGCTTCTCGCTGCAATTAGATCTGACACTATTGATGTTTGAACTCGGCGTTTGTCTATTGCTTGCGCTCATCGTGTTTATCCAAGCTGGCAAAACCGGACAATTGACACTATTACCCTTCACGCTGACGGGGCTACCACAGCATAGCAACCTGTTTGTGGGTGTGATTTTGTCCATCCTCAGTTTCGTCGGGTTTGAATCTGCAACTACGTTGGGTGAAGAAGTTCAAAACCCCCGAAAGTCAATTCCGAAAGCGACGGTGATCACCCTAGTTTTAGTCGGCGTGTTCTATGTGCTGATGTCATATGTGGCAACGCTGGGATATGGTATCCATAATATGGCAGCCTTTGCCCAAGATGCTGCCCCTTTCGATACGATCGCCCGTCACGTTTGGGGAAATGGGTTTGCCTTATTGATTGATTTTGCGGGAATTATGGCAGGATATGCCTGCGCCGTTGCCTTTCTCAATGGTGCTGCTCGGATTGTCTATGCCATCAGTCGAGAAGAACTGTTTCCCCGTTGGTTGGCGCACATTCATCCCACCTATCGGACACCGACAAATGCCATTTTCGGGTTGAGTGGCAGTTCTGCGTTTGTAGGGCTGGGGTTGGGAATGCTGTGGACACCGATTCAAGCCTTTGCCTTTCTGGGAACAGTCATAACGCTGGCTGCCCTAGCGATCTATGGATTGACTAGTTTAGCGTGTTTTCGATATTTTTCGACAAAACGCCGCACTCAGTTGCAGCAAAACTCTACAAATCGCTTTGGTTGGGTGCGTTATGTTCTGCTACCTTGGCTCTCGATAATCACGATTAGTAGTGTCCTAGTTGGCAACCTTTATCCCCCTCCACCAGCACCGCTTAACTTAGCACCAATTGTCGTCTTGATTTGGCTATTGCTGGGCATCGGAGTGTTAAAGTTGCTGCAAATTCACAAACCCGAAGCTATTCGTCACGCAGGTAGACTATTTGTCGTTGATGAAACTGAAACCCTCAGTTAG
- a CDS encoding FAD binding domain-containing protein, with product MQPFNYKKAGQAENAVALVAPDSEASYLAGGTSLIDLMKLNVQTPRELVDINPLPLTKIEMQGNGVRIGAMARNSDVAYNAMIQERYPVLSEALLSGASPQLRNMATVGGNLLQRTRCYYFRDTSMPCNKRVPGSGCAAIEGYNRIHAILGGSDRCIATHPSDMAVAMIALDAVVQTRGPNGERSIPLVDFHLVPGNTPERETVLQHGELIVAVDLPASNFAKRSHYLKVRDRASYAFAMASVAAALDIQNGIIRSARIALGGVGTKPWRAYEAERALLNKPANEATFQVAASAAVAGAKPQKYNGFKVELAKRTIVKALATVGGMA from the coding sequence ATGCAGCCGTTTAACTATAAAAAAGCAGGACAAGCGGAAAATGCCGTGGCGTTGGTGGCTCCAGATAGTGAAGCCTCGTATCTTGCCGGTGGTACCAGCCTAATTGATTTGATGAAGCTGAATGTCCAGACACCAAGAGAGTTGGTTGACATTAACCCACTACCACTAACCAAGATAGAAATGCAGGGCAACGGCGTGCGAATTGGCGCAATGGCACGCAATAGTGATGTTGCTTATAATGCGATGATTCAGGAGCGTTATCCTGTGCTGTCAGAGGCGTTGCTGTCTGGGGCATCGCCACAACTGCGAAATATGGCAACAGTGGGCGGAAATTTGTTACAACGTACCCGCTGCTACTACTTCCGCGACACTTCAATGCCCTGCAATAAGCGTGTTCCAGGTTCAGGTTGTGCAGCAATTGAAGGTTACAACCGCATTCACGCGATTCTTGGCGGAAGCGATCGCTGTATTGCCACTCATCCTTCCGATATGGCGGTGGCAATGATCGCACTAGATGCAGTTGTGCAAACACGCGGCCCCAACGGAGAACGCAGTATTCCGCTCGTAGATTTTCATCTCGTACCTGGCAATACACCCGAACGGGAAACAGTTCTACAACACGGGGAGTTAATTGTTGCCGTTGACTTGCCTGCTTCAAACTTTGCGAAGCGATCGCACTATTTGAAAGTCCGCGATCGCGCCTCCTATGCCTTTGCAATGGCATCAGTGGCGGCAGCGTTGGATATTCAAAATGGGATCATTCGCTCGGCACGCATTGCCTTGGGTGGGGTAGGAACAAAGCCCTGGCGTGCTTACGAAGCTGAAAGAGCACTTCTGAACAAGCCTGCAAACGAGGCAACATTTCAAGTAGCAGCGTCCGCAGCTGTCGCCGGAGCTAAACCTCAAAAATACAACGGGTTTAAGGTCGAACTGGCTAAACGCACAATTGTTAAGGCGCTGGCAACCGTGGGAGGAATGGCATGA
- a CDS encoding nitrogenase component 1: MTATSIDKNVVFYGNLSELYRLAKEGKIKTTLQGSHTRPCKFWTATKILSGIKNAIVISHGPSGCAYGVKRAYKLTNSRNSGSPYEPVVTTNMSEKAVIFGGEKELAGAIREVDEKYHPDAIVVATSCASGIIGDCVDDVVNKARGEIKSEIMTIHCEGFAGEYRSGFDIVFRQIVDFMEPPTPERKAQLADAVNIVGAKMGPERTEVETDVKELVRLIEGMGARVHSVIAGDCTLEELKQAPSAAVNCTLCLDLGYTIGKAMSDKFGTPLNSTILPYGITATEKWLEGAAKYLGMEEQAAALMEKEYAAIKTEFEAAKGYIEGKLAIIEGHDAIKCLSLAHMLDRDFGMRVVIYNFHPWSTEARETSVDYLLETGLDPEILITKGTLAFGKYESMKQTEDELLDFIGGLDAESVVYFGSSLSFPHIPVVDLNAILNRPRFGYRGALKVARCIKTALQYGFRPRSALTKQMVFPKNSGLASTQSLSGKLAQDMPDCTVYAEKRRGKCMNE; this comes from the coding sequence ATGACTGCAACAAGTATAGATAAGAATGTCGTATTTTACGGAAATTTAAGCGAACTGTATCGCTTGGCAAAAGAGGGTAAGATTAAGACCACTTTACAAGGTAGTCATACCCGTCCCTGTAAATTTTGGACTGCAACGAAGATTTTAAGTGGGATTAAAAATGCGATCGTCATTTCTCACGGGCCGAGTGGCTGTGCCTATGGTGTAAAGCGGGCATACAAGCTGACCAATAGCCGCAATAGTGGTTCACCTTATGAACCTGTGGTAACTACGAACATGAGTGAGAAGGCGGTAATTTTTGGTGGAGAAAAAGAATTAGCAGGCGCAATTCGAGAAGTAGATGAAAAATACCATCCAGATGCGATCGTTGTTGCCACTAGTTGTGCGTCTGGTATTATTGGGGACTGTGTTGATGACGTCGTGAATAAGGCGCGTGGCGAAATCAAGTCTGAGATCATGACGATACATTGTGAAGGATTTGCCGGGGAATATCGCAGTGGATTTGATATCGTATTTCGGCAAATCGTAGACTTTATGGAGCCGCCAACTCCAGAGCGGAAGGCACAACTAGCCGATGCTGTCAATATTGTGGGCGCAAAGATGGGCCCTGAAAGAACAGAAGTCGAAACTGATGTTAAAGAACTGGTGCGATTGATAGAAGGAATGGGGGCACGAGTTCACAGCGTCATCGCTGGTGACTGTACTTTAGAAGAACTAAAGCAAGCACCGAGTGCGGCAGTCAATTGTACTTTATGTTTGGATCTTGGCTATACCATCGGTAAAGCCATGTCAGACAAGTTCGGCACTCCGCTAAACTCTACCATCCTTCCCTATGGAATTACCGCTACAGAAAAATGGCTCGAAGGGGCGGCAAAATATTTAGGCATGGAAGAACAAGCAGCTGCCCTAATGGAAAAGGAATATGCCGCAATCAAGACTGAATTTGAAGCAGCTAAGGGTTATATAGAAGGGAAGTTAGCGATTATCGAAGGACATGATGCTATCAAGTGCTTATCCCTTGCTCACATGTTGGATCGTGATTTTGGGATGCGTGTAGTAATCTATAACTTCCATCCCTGGAGTACAGAAGCACGAGAAACCAGTGTAGACTACCTGTTGGAAACAGGGTTAGACCCGGAAATATTGATTACGAAAGGGACGCTGGCCTTTGGCAAGTACGAGTCCATGAAACAAACGGAAGATGAATTACTGGATTTCATTGGTGGTCTTGATGCAGAATCGGTAGTTTATTTTGGTTCTTCCTTGAGTTTCCCCCATATTCCTGTCGTCGATTTAAATGCTATCTTAAATCGTCCCAGATTTGGCTATCGCGGAGCCTTAAAGGTCGCAAGGTGTATTAAAACGGCACTCCAATATGGCTTTAGACCTCGGAGTGCTTTAACCAAGCAAATGGTATTCCCTAAAAATTCCGGGTTAGCATCTACTCAATCACTAAGCGGAAAATTAGCTCAAGACATGCCTGATTGTACCGTATATGCAGAGAAGAGACGGGGAAAATGTATGAACGAGTAA
- a CDS encoding xanthine dehydrogenase family protein molybdopterin-binding subunit, with protein MNTGDTNTVIGKPLNRVDGYLKVTGGARYSAEFPVAKMTYGVTIQSTIAKGKIAKIDTKAAEQVPGVLAVITHLNAPKASGEKGGGRQLQVLQDNVVLYSGQHIGVVVADTFERAMYAASLVQVRYDQEKPTINMRDNLAKAYLPKGKIPKEEPPDSAHGNVNQGLAAAAVRVEQTYTTPIENHNPMEPHATTAVWQGDQLLLYDATQGIFSAQQKVAGVLGIEPEKVRVMSYFVGGGFGCKGSAWSHVPLAAMAARQVNRPVKLVLGRIQMYGPVGFRPETIQQVSLGATREGKLTALRHAGTSQTSTFDEFIEPVGKSARMIYACPNIETSHRLVQLDEGTPTFMRAPGEASGSFALESAMDELAYALNIDPVELRLRNHADVDPSKGLPWSSKSLIQCYRLGAEKFGWQKRNPKPRSMRDGNYLIGWGMATATYPTNRSPASAIAQIMADGTAVVQSGSQDIGTGTYTVMTQVAAEALGLPVEKVRFELGDTKMPETPVSGGSQTAASVSSSVHLAGNQARNQLLQLALADQKSPLYSSNAEDVIAENGSFFLKNKSSATETYQAILARHGMKMIEARADAKLGEEQKKFSMHAFGSQFAEVRVNPDSGEVRVTRWVGTFGVGRILNAKTANSQLIGGIIYGIGMALMEHTVIDQNRGHVVNHDLAEYHVPVNADVPDIQVSFVDEHDPHINPLGVKGIGEIGITGSAAAIANAVYHATGKRIRDLPITLDKLL; from the coding sequence ATGAATACAGGGGATACAAATACAGTTATCGGCAAACCGCTAAACAGAGTTGATGGATATCTCAAGGTAACTGGCGGCGCCCGCTATTCGGCAGAGTTTCCGGTAGCAAAAATGACTTATGGTGTGACGATTCAAAGCACGATCGCTAAAGGTAAGATTGCCAAAATCGATACAAAGGCGGCGGAGCAAGTACCAGGTGTATTAGCAGTTATTACTCACCTCAACGCGCCCAAAGCTTCGGGAGAAAAGGGCGGTGGTCGCCAGCTGCAAGTGCTGCAAGATAACGTTGTGCTTTATAGCGGTCAGCACATTGGTGTCGTCGTTGCCGATACCTTTGAACGGGCTATGTATGCTGCCTCGCTGGTGCAAGTTCGCTATGACCAAGAGAAACCAACCATTAATATGCGGGACAATCTCGCTAAGGCATACTTGCCTAAGGGGAAAATCCCTAAAGAGGAGCCGCCCGATTCGGCTCACGGCAATGTCAACCAGGGACTAGCGGCTGCGGCTGTCCGCGTCGAGCAAACCTATACTACACCGATCGAAAATCACAATCCGATGGAGCCTCATGCCACAACAGCAGTTTGGCAAGGCGATCAACTGCTGCTGTATGACGCAACTCAGGGAATCTTTTCGGCTCAACAAAAAGTTGCAGGGGTATTAGGAATTGAGCCAGAGAAAGTCCGCGTTATGTCTTACTTTGTTGGCGGTGGCTTCGGTTGCAAAGGGTCGGCTTGGTCGCATGTGCCTCTAGCGGCGATGGCAGCACGACAGGTTAATCGCCCAGTGAAACTGGTACTGGGTCGCATACAGATGTATGGGCCTGTCGGCTTTCGACCAGAGACAATTCAACAGGTTTCTCTAGGTGCAACCCGTGAGGGCAAATTGACTGCTCTGCGACATGCTGGGACTTCGCAGACTTCAACTTTCGATGAATTTATCGAACCTGTTGGTAAAAGCGCCCGGATGATTTATGCTTGCCCGAATATTGAAACCAGCCACCGTCTTGTGCAGCTGGATGAGGGTACACCAACTTTCATGCGGGCCCCAGGAGAAGCTTCAGGATCGTTCGCCTTAGAATCGGCAATGGACGAACTGGCTTATGCGCTGAATATCGATCCAGTAGAGCTGCGTCTGCGTAACCATGCTGATGTCGATCCCAGTAAAGGCCTGCCTTGGTCGAGCAAGTCACTCATCCAATGCTACAGATTAGGAGCAGAAAAGTTTGGCTGGCAAAAGCGCAATCCTAAGCCCCGTTCAATGCGAGATGGCAATTATTTGATTGGTTGGGGTATGGCAACAGCAACTTATCCAACCAACCGTTCTCCGGCATCAGCGATCGCTCAGATTATGGCAGACGGTACAGCCGTTGTGCAGAGCGGTTCGCAAGATATTGGCACGGGAACTTATACTGTAATGACTCAAGTTGCAGCTGAGGCGCTCGGTTTACCAGTTGAGAAAGTTCGCTTTGAACTAGGCGATACTAAGATGCCAGAAACCCCCGTTTCCGGTGGTTCGCAAACTGCCGCCAGTGTCAGCTCGTCCGTGCATTTAGCGGGAAATCAAGCTCGCAATCAGCTTTTGCAACTAGCACTTGCCGATCAAAAATCGCCGCTTTATAGTTCAAACGCTGAGGATGTGATTGCCGAAAATGGCAGCTTTTTCTTAAAAAATAAATCGTCTGCAACCGAAACATATCAGGCAATTTTGGCCCGGCATGGAATGAAAATGATTGAAGCGCGTGCAGATGCCAAACTCGGAGAGGAACAAAAGAAGTTCTCAATGCACGCATTTGGATCGCAATTTGCCGAAGTCCGCGTTAATCCTGATTCTGGCGAAGTCAGAGTAACTCGCTGGGTGGGAACTTTTGGCGTTGGACGAATACTCAACGCTAAAACAGCCAACAGTCAACTCATCGGTGGGATTATCTATGGTATCGGTATGGCACTGATGGAACACACGGTAATAGACCAAAACCGAGGACACGTTGTCAACCATGATTTAGCTGAATATCATGTGCCAGTAAATGCAGACGTTCCTGATATTCAGGTGTCGTTTGTCGATGAACACGATCCACATATCAACCCGCTTGGTGTCAAGGGAATTGGCGAAATTGGGATTACTGGAAGTGCTGCGGCGATCGCTAACGCTGTCTATCATGCCACAGGTAAGCGCATCCGCGATTTGCCAATTACATTAGACAAGCTGCTGTAG
- a CDS encoding nitrogenase component 1, with protein MSAETTFDNCNHSKDPVVGCALEGIATTVAGIKDVSIVIQSPQGCASTVAAGYDAHEVDFTKRKVGCTRLFESDIVMGASEKLKGMIKEADQSFDSKVMFVVGTCAADIIGEDIAGLCNQLQPDIKAKLVPLMAGGFRGNAYDGLEMGLEALLPFIKKRQTKRRGRKPKIVNIIAPQANLNPTWWADLHWVTQTLKSLRIKVQTVFSHNTSFEELEQAGEATANIVLSHDVGYKFARKMQQTHDIPLILDDIPLPIGVNNTNRWLKALAAHFKIDEKVKPIIKQGEEMVVDILRKRALMIIPRYRNCRIAISADGTLGIGLVRMLFEELEMIPEVLLFRSAMPDSRSILERELHSLGLTSRVIFSADGYQVKQTLEEFDVDAVIGSAWEKYMAEELGIKIAFDVFSPTNRETYVDKPYFGYEGMINIMEVIANDWDRAFRSKEINWT; from the coding sequence ATGTCTGCTGAAACGACTTTTGATAATTGTAACCATAGTAAAGACCCAGTAGTTGGCTGTGCCCTTGAAGGTATTGCAACTACAGTTGCTGGTATTAAAGATGTAAGTATTGTGATTCAGTCTCCACAGGGTTGCGCGTCCACTGTCGCAGCTGGGTATGATGCTCATGAGGTTGATTTCACCAAGCGGAAAGTAGGTTGTACTCGCCTTTTTGAGTCAGACATTGTGATGGGAGCGTCTGAGAAACTCAAAGGGATGATTAAAGAGGCGGATCAATCTTTTGATTCTAAGGTGATGTTTGTCGTTGGGACTTGCGCGGCAGACATCATTGGTGAAGATATTGCGGGATTGTGCAACCAGCTTCAGCCAGATATCAAAGCCAAACTCGTTCCTTTAATGGCTGGTGGGTTTCGGGGCAATGCTTACGATGGCTTGGAGATGGGTTTAGAGGCTTTACTTCCTTTTATCAAAAAAAGGCAGACCAAGAGAAGGGGCAGGAAGCCAAAGATTGTAAATATCATTGCACCACAGGCAAATCTGAATCCTACTTGGTGGGCTGATTTGCATTGGGTAACGCAGACGTTAAAGTCTTTAAGAATTAAAGTGCAGACGGTATTTTCTCATAATACCTCTTTTGAAGAACTAGAGCAAGCTGGTGAAGCAACCGCCAATATTGTTCTCAGTCATGATGTTGGGTATAAGTTTGCTCGGAAAATGCAACAGACCCATGACATCCCTTTAATCCTTGATGATATACCTTTACCAATAGGTGTAAACAACACTAATCGGTGGTTGAAGGCATTGGCGGCACATTTCAAGATAGATGAAAAAGTGAAGCCAATTATCAAACAAGGGGAAGAAATGGTCGTAGATATACTTCGCAAACGAGCATTGATGATTATTCCCCGATATCGTAACTGTAGAATTGCCATATCTGCGGATGGGACGCTTGGCATTGGACTAGTCAGAATGCTCTTTGAAGAATTGGAGATGATTCCAGAAGTTTTATTATTTCGCTCGGCGATGCCTGATTCTCGTTCAATTTTGGAGCGAGAACTGCATAGCCTCGGTCTTACTTCCCGCGTAATATTTTCGGCAGATGGCTATCAAGTAAAACAGACCTTAGAAGAGTTTGATGTTGATGCTGTGATTGGCTCGGCATGGGAAAAATACATGGCAGAGGAATTGGGAATCAAAATTGCTTTTGATGTATTTAGCCCCACTAATAGAGAAACTTATGTTGACAAGCCATATTTTGGCTATGAAGGCATGATCAATATCATGGAAGTGATTGCTAACGATTGGGATAGAGCTTTTCGTTCTAAAGAGATTAATTGGACATAG
- a CDS encoding cation diffusion facilitator family transporter: MSSRSARSYAFLSIAAAIVTIALKFGAYLLTGSVGLLSDAIESIVNLVAALVALWALTYAEKPADTEHAFGHSKAEYFSSGAEGALIVVAAISIAVEAWGHLLHPEPLTQLGLGLALSLFATAINGVVAFILLRAGQRLRSITLRADAHHLFTDVVTSGGVIVGIFLVKVTGALVLDPIVALIVAANITWTGFRLLRETGSALLDAALPKKEIDAIKSILNEYKHQDIQFHALRTRTAGTRGFVSFHVLVPGSWTVQQGHDLCEAIELAILRVLPSTHVTTHLEPVEDPVSWEDLELERPSNQQMQDMR; this comes from the coding sequence ATGAGTAGTCGATCAGCCCGCTCTTACGCTTTCTTGTCGATTGCAGCGGCAATCGTCACTATTGCTCTAAAGTTTGGCGCTTACCTGCTAACCGGGTCAGTAGGTTTGCTTTCAGATGCTATTGAGTCAATTGTAAATCTCGTGGCAGCATTGGTCGCTCTATGGGCATTGACCTATGCTGAGAAACCAGCCGATACCGAACACGCCTTTGGGCATTCTAAAGCCGAATACTTCTCCAGTGGTGCAGAAGGTGCGTTGATTGTAGTGGCAGCCATTAGCATTGCTGTTGAAGCTTGGGGACACTTGTTGCATCCAGAACCATTAACACAGCTGGGATTGGGGTTGGCACTCTCCCTATTTGCAACCGCAATCAACGGCGTTGTTGCCTTTATCTTGCTACGCGCAGGGCAACGGTTGCGTTCTATTACACTGAGGGCTGATGCTCACCACTTGTTTACCGATGTAGTGACTTCAGGTGGTGTGATAGTTGGAATCTTCCTCGTCAAAGTAACAGGCGCTCTCGTGCTTGATCCAATTGTCGCACTGATAGTAGCAGCAAATATTACTTGGACAGGATTTCGTTTGCTGCGGGAAACCGGTAGCGCCTTACTGGATGCAGCTTTGCCTAAAAAAGAAATTGACGCAATCAAGAGCATCCTTAACGAATACAAACATCAGGACATTCAGTTCCATGCCTTGCGAACCCGCACTGCTGGAACCCGCGGCTTTGTTTCCTTTCATGTTCTTGTGCCTGGATCTTGGACAGTGCAACAAGGGCATGATTTATGCGAGGCAATTGAGCTTGCTATTCTTCGGGTGCTGCCTTCAACCCACGTTACAACTCATCTGGAACCTGTAGAAGATCCAGTTTCTTGGGAAGATTTGGAGTTGGAGCGTCCAAGCAATCAGCAAATGCAAGATATGAGATAA
- a CDS encoding (2Fe-2S)-binding protein, giving the protein MKFRLRRRGFGKLMIVSTVAATINNFVEKAVGQTQVQKTTPIPQTSTPETMKVTLQVNGTAHNLQIEPRVTLLDALREYIGLTGSKKGCDHGQCGACTVLVDGQRINSCLTFAIMHTDAAITTIEGLEQGNNLHPMQAAFIVRDAFQCGYCTPGQICSAVGLVNEGHAKSDGDIRELMSGNICRCGAYPNIVNAVRDVLEGKKDAAV; this is encoded by the coding sequence ATGAAATTTCGGCTAAGACGCCGTGGTTTTGGTAAATTGATGATCGTTAGCACAGTAGCGGCTACGATCAATAATTTTGTAGAGAAAGCTGTAGGACAAACTCAAGTCCAAAAAACTACTCCAATACCGCAAACTTCGACACCTGAAACTATGAAGGTGACGCTGCAAGTAAACGGAACAGCACACAATTTACAGATTGAACCACGTGTTACCTTACTTGATGCACTGCGGGAATACATAGGACTAACTGGTAGTAAAAAAGGTTGTGACCACGGTCAATGTGGTGCTTGCACGGTGCTAGTTGATGGGCAGCGAATTAATTCGTGCCTGACATTTGCGATCATGCACACTGACGCTGCAATTACAACCATTGAAGGGCTGGAGCAAGGAAATAATCTGCACCCGATGCAAGCTGCGTTTATTGTCCGCGATGCATTTCAGTGTGGCTACTGCACACCGGGACAAATTTGTTCGGCAGTGGGTTTAGTTAACGAAGGACATGCTAAGTCAGATGGCGACATTCGTGAATTGATGAGCGGCAATATCTGCCGTTGCGGTGCTTATCCAAATATCGTGAATGCTGTTCGCGATGTTTTAGAAGGAAAAAAAGATGCAGCCGTTTAA